One stretch of Amycolatopsis sp. NBC_00345 DNA includes these proteins:
- a CDS encoding monodechloroaminopyrrolnitrin synthase PrnB family protein, with protein MTTVGTTTGTTAVDRLDRWIRNEFVEYNTVLEEAYFAERREIVHHRPELEKIKQSVAIEGGQLIGAVSAAGPLPVGAREKYQLLGMVGFYLAACRRHESAGPVEPAWSLAQLLGSALGVAPRFVFAHQALYNPAVRDRYQTFTSLEDEAVFLTNNGLAVLAYQRAADALRRVPPMGVSNPLTTYLLETALSALEDVLQFDQTLGKTLDVERFFFNIRPYFKSHRVGAVEYRGANAGDFSAINEIDLLLGLCDARDPFYQNVIAEKYAYVAPEDQVLLRAVVDEESLLAKFLREAESGAGPQLRQNAELFLAVCRAHGAAYTYHHHRLVKPFLVVPAEKAPADRLTEITASGPPLDVVVAGLSRLSDLRSARDRPGAPTARPALERLRSLVSGALVTSEQ; from the coding sequence GTGACGACTGTGGGGACTACAACGGGCACGACTGCGGTGGACCGGCTCGACCGGTGGATCAGGAACGAGTTCGTCGAGTACAACACCGTGCTCGAGGAAGCGTATTTCGCCGAGCGGCGGGAAATCGTCCACCACCGGCCCGAATTGGAGAAAATCAAACAGTCCGTGGCGATCGAAGGCGGCCAGCTGATCGGCGCGGTTTCCGCCGCGGGACCGTTACCGGTTGGCGCCCGGGAAAAGTACCAGCTGCTCGGCATGGTGGGCTTTTATCTCGCCGCCTGTCGCCGGCACGAGTCCGCCGGTCCGGTCGAGCCCGCCTGGTCACTGGCCCAGCTGCTGGGCTCGGCCCTGGGCGTGGCGCCGCGATTCGTCTTCGCGCACCAAGCGCTGTACAACCCGGCGGTGCGGGACCGGTACCAGACTTTCACGTCGCTGGAGGACGAAGCCGTTTTCCTGACGAACAACGGGCTTGCCGTGCTCGCCTACCAACGGGCCGCCGACGCGCTCCGCCGCGTTCCGCCCATGGGTGTCTCGAATCCGCTGACGACGTACCTGCTGGAAACGGCGCTGTCCGCGCTGGAAGACGTGCTGCAGTTCGACCAGACCCTCGGCAAGACGCTGGACGTCGAGCGGTTCTTCTTCAACATCCGGCCGTACTTCAAGTCGCACCGGGTCGGCGCGGTCGAGTACCGCGGGGCCAACGCCGGCGACTTCTCCGCGATCAACGAGATCGACCTGCTGCTCGGCCTCTGCGACGCGCGGGATCCCTTCTACCAGAACGTGATCGCGGAGAAGTACGCCTACGTCGCGCCCGAGGACCAGGTGCTGCTGCGCGCCGTGGTCGACGAGGAGTCACTGCTGGCCAAGTTCCTGCGCGAGGCGGAATCGGGGGCCGGTCCGCAGCTGCGACAGAACGCCGAGCTGTTCCTCGCCGTCTGCCGCGCGCACGGCGCCGCCTACACCTATCACCACCACCGGCTCGTCAAGCCGTTCCTCGTGGTCCCGGCGGAAAAGGCGCCAGCCGACCGGCTGACGGAGATCACCGCGAGCGGGCCGCCGCTGGACGTGGTCGTCGCAGGGCTTTCCCGGCTGAGCGACCTCCGCTCGGCGCGCGACCGGCCCGGGGCGCCGACCGCGCGGCCGGCGCTGGAACGGTTGCGCTCACTAGTTTCCGGCGCACTCGTCACCTCGGAGCAATAA
- a CDS encoding DUF742 domain-containing protein codes for MTEPEVPGRGSPSGRHRMADPGEPPSVRPYAPDHIPPRSAHQLALETLVSTTDLGYRLRRLLWEQYARVCELCASTMSVVELSAHLGLPLGTTRTLVEDLLAEDLLRAHQPVGTYDSEARTVVLDRVLDGLDRLY; via the coding sequence GTGACCGAGCCGGAGGTCCCCGGCCGCGGGTCGCCGTCGGGACGCCACCGGATGGCCGACCCCGGCGAACCGCCGTCGGTCCGCCCGTACGCGCCCGACCACATCCCGCCGCGGAGCGCGCACCAGCTCGCACTGGAAACATTGGTCTCGACCACCGATCTCGGCTACCGGCTGCGGCGGCTGCTGTGGGAGCAGTACGCGCGGGTGTGCGAGCTGTGCGCGTCCACGATGTCCGTGGTGGAGCTGTCCGCCCACCTGGGCCTGCCACTCGGCACCACCCGCACGCTCGTCGAGGACCTGCTGGCGGAAGACCTGCTGCGCGCGCACCAGCCGGTCGGCACGTACGACTCGGAGGCCCGCACGGTGGTGCTGGACCGCGTGCTCGACGGGCTGGACCGGCTGTACTAA
- a CDS encoding sugar porter family MFS transporter: protein MTQTAAARRPINRTTLYFFGALGGILFGYDLGVISGVLPFIGKAWSLTGWDKGVITASLSVGAIVGAIFSSRVNEKLGRRRTIMVAAVIVIIGTVAASVSPTFALLIVSRLVIGVGIGFSSSTVPTYLSELAPARLRGAMGALNQIFIVLGILIAFLVSYGLGPSGNWRLMFAGAVVPAVILLVGLIFLPETPRWLVAKGQEDAARSVLISSHGNSVNVDEEIGTIREVIRLDAESSKTRFRDLLTPMVRPMLVVGLLLAIGQQFSGVNAVNAYFPTMLIGLGFATQAALLSGVLLGVTKFLFTAWVVFVVDRWGRKPLLLIGNVIMVVTLIAAGLVVYLVHDTNTKGILMLVAMVLYLVGYELGWGAVVWVMMAEVFPLKVRSAGMGISSVVLWAATGIISAIFPIISDPGALGIGGSMFLFAAINVVLFALTKWLVPETKGRTLEQIELDLRGGHKGAVKAA from the coding sequence ATGACACAGACAGCCGCGGCGCGGCGGCCCATCAACAGGACCACGTTGTACTTCTTCGGTGCCCTCGGCGGCATCCTGTTCGGATACGACCTCGGTGTCATTTCGGGTGTGCTGCCGTTCATCGGCAAGGCCTGGAGCCTGACCGGGTGGGACAAGGGCGTGATCACCGCCAGCCTGTCCGTCGGCGCGATCGTCGGCGCGATCTTCTCCTCACGCGTCAACGAAAAGCTCGGCCGGCGCCGCACGATCATGGTGGCCGCGGTCATCGTCATCATCGGCACGGTGGCGGCGAGCGTTTCCCCGACCTTCGCCCTGCTCATCGTCTCGCGGCTGGTGATCGGCGTCGGCATCGGATTCTCCTCGTCCACCGTGCCGACCTACCTGTCGGAGCTGGCGCCGGCCCGGCTGCGCGGCGCGATGGGCGCGCTGAACCAGATCTTCATCGTGCTCGGCATCCTGATCGCGTTCCTGGTCAGTTACGGCCTCGGCCCGTCCGGCAACTGGCGGCTGATGTTCGCAGGCGCCGTCGTGCCCGCCGTGATCCTGCTGGTGGGCTTGATCTTCCTGCCCGAGACGCCGCGCTGGCTGGTGGCCAAGGGCCAGGAGGACGCGGCCCGGTCCGTCCTGATCAGCTCCCACGGCAACTCGGTGAACGTGGACGAAGAGATCGGCACCATCCGCGAGGTCATCCGGCTCGACGCCGAGAGCTCGAAGACCCGGTTCCGCGACCTGCTCACGCCGATGGTCCGGCCGATGCTCGTGGTCGGGCTGCTGCTCGCCATCGGCCAGCAGTTCAGCGGTGTCAACGCGGTGAACGCGTACTTCCCGACCATGCTGATCGGCCTCGGCTTCGCCACGCAGGCGGCGCTGCTGTCCGGGGTGCTGCTGGGCGTCACCAAATTCCTGTTCACCGCGTGGGTGGTCTTCGTCGTCGACCGCTGGGGCCGCAAGCCGCTGCTGCTGATCGGCAACGTGATCATGGTCGTCACGCTGATCGCGGCCGGGCTGGTCGTCTACCTGGTTCACGACACCAACACGAAGGGCATCCTGATGCTCGTCGCGATGGTGCTCTACCTGGTGGGCTACGAGCTGGGCTGGGGCGCCGTGGTCTGGGTGATGATGGCCGAGGTGTTCCCGCTCAAGGTCCGCTCCGCGGGCATGGGCATCAGCAGCGTGGTGCTGTGGGCCGCGACCGGCATCATCAGCGCGATCTTCCCGATCATCTCCGACCCGGGCGCGCTCGGCATCGGCGGCTCGATGTTCCTGTTCGCGGCCATCAACGTCGTGCTGTTCGCCCTCACCAAGTGGCTGGTCCCGGAGACCAAGGGCCGCACGCTGGAGCAGATCGAACTGGACCTGCGCGGCGGCCACAAGGGGGCCGTGAAGGCCGCCTGA
- a CDS encoding alpha/beta hydrolase produces MITWGDVRRWDAAALGGVADALNDRCTRLVAVDEDVEGMAKFDGWTGDAATAATARGTALTTALEQRVAEASAVRRGAHEVQAAVERLSAYVRDTDDLAAHNGFTIDDDGWLTAVPGPPVPSDVAAARQRAQGELTDRVEQILRQATDVDADFAAILTRAANGEITDQGATSLAQAADAGSAQSGLSTQGPPPGGTPGDNRAWWDSLPDATQATILRDNPDLVRNLDGIPVTDRDAANRGVLQREMARLQGDPSEAAKAKLRGLDAIRTRLDAAGPGLPQAYLVGLDTSGDGKAIVAAGNPDTSVNVATSVPGTGSELAKIGGDLNRSDKMWQSATTAGSPSTSVVTWFGYDAPNELWDAASEKYADNGKAALSGFEDGLRASHEGPPSHNTVVGHSYGTTVVGHAARDGGLNADDIIFVASPGVGVDHANQLHLDGVSQDDVGQHVHSTVAEHDMIKLSNLGIPGHDVALGPSPTGSDFGGQVFASAPGTKGPWYEGGLSGAAHSQYWEDNNPSLRSFGRIIAGKPA; encoded by the coding sequence ATGATCACCTGGGGAGACGTGCGGCGCTGGGACGCCGCCGCGCTCGGCGGGGTGGCCGACGCACTCAACGATCGGTGCACCCGTCTCGTCGCGGTGGACGAAGACGTCGAGGGTATGGCGAAGTTCGACGGCTGGACCGGTGACGCCGCCACGGCTGCCACCGCGCGTGGCACGGCACTGACCACCGCGCTGGAGCAGCGCGTCGCCGAGGCTTCGGCCGTGCGGCGCGGCGCGCACGAGGTGCAGGCGGCGGTCGAGCGGCTGAGCGCGTACGTCCGGGACACCGACGATCTGGCCGCCCACAACGGTTTCACCATCGACGACGACGGCTGGCTCACCGCCGTGCCCGGTCCGCCGGTGCCGTCCGACGTCGCCGCCGCCCGGCAGCGCGCGCAGGGGGAGCTGACCGACCGGGTCGAGCAGATCCTGCGCCAGGCCACGGATGTCGACGCGGACTTCGCGGCCATCCTCACCCGCGCCGCGAACGGTGAGATCACCGACCAGGGCGCGACTTCGCTCGCGCAGGCCGCCGACGCGGGCTCGGCGCAGAGCGGACTGTCGACGCAGGGCCCGCCGCCAGGCGGCACCCCGGGTGACAACCGCGCGTGGTGGGACAGCCTGCCGGACGCCACGCAGGCCACGATCCTGCGGGACAACCCGGACCTCGTGCGTAACCTCGACGGCATCCCGGTGACCGACCGTGACGCGGCCAATCGTGGTGTCCTGCAACGGGAAATGGCCCGGCTGCAAGGGGATCCGAGCGAAGCCGCGAAGGCGAAGCTGCGTGGCCTCGACGCCATCCGGACCCGGCTCGACGCGGCGGGGCCCGGCCTGCCGCAGGCGTACCTCGTCGGCCTGGACACCAGCGGCGACGGCAAGGCGATCGTCGCGGCCGGCAATCCGGACACCTCGGTGAACGTCGCCACCTCCGTGCCCGGCACCGGCAGCGAACTGGCCAAGATCGGCGGCGACCTCAACCGCTCCGACAAGATGTGGCAGTCGGCGACGACGGCGGGCTCGCCGTCGACCTCGGTCGTCACCTGGTTCGGCTACGACGCGCCGAACGAGCTGTGGGACGCGGCCAGCGAGAAGTACGCGGACAACGGGAAAGCCGCGTTGTCCGGGTTCGAAGACGGCCTGCGCGCCTCGCACGAGGGGCCGCCGTCGCACAACACCGTGGTGGGCCACAGCTACGGCACCACGGTGGTCGGCCACGCCGCGCGCGACGGCGGGCTGAACGCGGACGACATCATCTTCGTCGCCAGCCCCGGCGTCGGCGTCGACCACGCGAACCAGCTGCACCTCGACGGTGTCAGCCAGGACGATGTCGGGCAGCACGTGCACTCCACTGTCGCCGAGCACGACATGATCAAGCTGTCCAACCTCGGTATCCCGGGCCACGACGTCGCGCTGGGCCCGTCGCCGACCGGCTCCGACTTCGGCGGGCAGGTGTTCGCGTCGGCGCCCGGTACGAAAGGGCCCTGGTACGAGGGCGGGCTGAGCGGCGCCGCGCACAGTCAATACTGGGAGGACAACAATCCCTCGCTGCGCAGCTTCGGCCGCATCATCGCGGGGAAGCCGGCGTGA
- a CDS encoding TetR/AcrR family transcriptional regulator: protein MTGTLTRKGAATRQRIVEGAAAVIQERGVLDTTLDDVRERTGTSKSQLFHYFPDGKEQLLLAVAGFEAGRVISTQQPHLGRLHTWADWRAWRDTVVAHYTERGQHCPLNVVMSQIGRNTPGAQAVVTQLMDRWLAELVAGIRHLQAAGEIPASTDPARAASALLAGVQGGVIMLLSTGDTGFLEAALDVGIENLRG, encoded by the coding sequence ATGACCGGCACGCTCACCCGCAAGGGAGCCGCGACGCGGCAGCGCATCGTCGAGGGCGCGGCCGCGGTGATCCAGGAGCGCGGGGTGCTCGACACGACCCTGGACGACGTGCGGGAGCGCACGGGCACCAGCAAGAGCCAGCTGTTCCACTACTTCCCGGACGGCAAGGAGCAGCTACTGCTGGCCGTCGCCGGCTTCGAGGCCGGCCGGGTGATCAGCACGCAGCAGCCGCACCTGGGCCGGCTCCACACGTGGGCCGACTGGCGGGCGTGGCGCGACACCGTGGTCGCGCATTACACGGAGCGGGGGCAGCACTGCCCGCTGAACGTGGTGATGTCGCAGATCGGCCGCAACACCCCGGGCGCGCAGGCCGTGGTGACGCAGCTGATGGACCGGTGGCTGGCGGAACTGGTCGCGGGCATCCGGCACCTGCAGGCGGCCGGCGAGATCCCGGCGTCGACGGACCCGGCGCGTGCCGCGTCGGCGCTGCTGGCCGGTGTGCAGGGCGGGGTGATCATGCTGCTGTCGACGGGCGACACCGGCTTCCTGGAAGCCGCGCTGGACGTGGGGATCGAGAACCTGCGGGGGTAA
- a CDS encoding YceI family protein: MTSATTYPQHTGEYIIDGSHSRIGFVARHAMVTKVRGSFNEFVGSFTVDGDEPSKSSARITIETKSIDTRNADRDGHLRTNDFLAIEQYPQITFTSTGVTQTGETSFDVTGDLTIKDVTKSVTIPFEFEGSAKDPYGNERVGFEGSTAIQRSDYGISFNAALETGGVLVSDKITLEFEISAIKNA, translated from the coding sequence ATGACCAGCGCGACCACCTACCCGCAGCACACCGGCGAATACATCATCGACGGCTCCCACTCCCGCATCGGCTTCGTCGCCCGCCACGCGATGGTGACGAAGGTGCGCGGCTCCTTCAACGAGTTCGTCGGCAGCTTCACCGTCGACGGTGACGAGCCGTCGAAGTCGAGCGCCCGGATCACCATCGAGACCAAGAGCATCGACACCCGCAACGCGGACCGCGACGGCCACCTGCGCACCAACGACTTCCTGGCCATCGAGCAGTACCCGCAGATCACCTTCACGTCCACCGGCGTCACCCAGACCGGCGAGACCAGCTTCGACGTGACCGGCGACCTGACCATCAAGGACGTCACCAAGTCCGTCACCATCCCGTTCGAGTTCGAAGGCTCGGCCAAGGACCCGTACGGCAACGAGCGCGTCGGCTTCGAGGGCTCGACCGCGATCCAGCGCAGCGACTACGGCATCAGCTTCAACGCCGCTCTCGAAACCGGCGGCGTGCTGGTGTCCGACAAGATCACCCTCGAGTTCGAGATCTCGGCGATCAAGAACGCCTGA
- a CDS encoding MarR family winged helix-turn-helix transcriptional regulator, whose translation MVDTSPLTSEEQAVWRPLTRIITVLPRALEDQFVNDTGVSMTDYTVLVSLSEAPDGWLRLTDLAKAAALSLSRISRVIDSLVKRGFVEKSRCASDGRAANATLTELGHAKLDEAYPGHLARVRAYLFDHLTPGEVAAAGPILARLAAALESPDRNAPQPG comes from the coding sequence ATGGTGGACACCAGCCCTCTGACCAGCGAAGAGCAGGCGGTGTGGCGGCCGCTGACCCGGATCATCACCGTGCTGCCGCGGGCGCTCGAGGACCAGTTCGTGAACGACACCGGCGTGTCGATGACCGACTACACGGTGCTCGTCTCGCTGTCCGAAGCCCCCGACGGCTGGCTGCGCCTCACGGACCTGGCGAAGGCCGCGGCCCTGTCGCTGAGCCGGATCAGCCGGGTGATCGACAGCCTGGTCAAGCGCGGGTTCGTCGAGAAGTCCCGGTGCGCGAGCGACGGCCGCGCCGCCAACGCCACCCTCACCGAGCTGGGCCACGCCAAGCTGGACGAGGCGTACCCGGGCCACCTCGCGCGGGTGCGGGCGTACCTGTTCGACCACCTCACGCCCGGCGAGGTCGCCGCCGCGGGCCCGATCCTCGCGCGGCTCGCCGCGGCGCTCGAATCCCCGGATCGGAACGCGCCGCAGCCCGGCTAG
- a CDS encoding glutathione S-transferase family protein — MTGEFKRDQNYLSDRITADGRDGWPVEAGRYRLVIARACPWANRAAIVRRLLGLEDALSLGLCGPTHDERSWTFDLDPGGRDPVLGIERLQEAFFRRDPEYPRGITVPAIVDVPSGQLVTNDYKQLTLDLSGEWRKYHREGAPELYPEPLRDEIDDVSEKVFGDVNNGVYKAGFATTQEAYEEAYRALFARLDWLSDRLAGQRYLVGDTITEADVRLFTTLVRFDSVYHGHFKCNRQKLTELPVLWAYSRDLFQTPGFGDTIDFGQIKEHYYVVHRSVNPTGIVPLGPDPSGWLTAHGREELGGRPFGDGTPPGPPPAGERVPDLAG; from the coding sequence ATGACCGGCGAGTTCAAGCGTGACCAGAACTACCTCTCCGACCGCATCACCGCGGACGGCCGCGACGGCTGGCCCGTCGAGGCGGGCCGCTACCGGCTGGTGATCGCGCGCGCCTGCCCGTGGGCCAACCGCGCGGCCATCGTCCGCCGCCTGCTGGGCCTGGAGGACGCGCTGTCGCTCGGGCTCTGCGGCCCGACGCACGACGAGCGGAGCTGGACCTTCGACCTCGACCCCGGCGGCCGCGACCCCGTGCTGGGCATCGAGCGGCTGCAGGAGGCGTTTTTCCGGCGCGATCCCGAATATCCGCGCGGCATCACCGTTCCCGCGATCGTCGACGTGCCCAGCGGCCAGCTGGTGACCAACGACTACAAGCAGCTGACGCTCGACCTTTCCGGCGAATGGCGGAAGTACCACCGCGAAGGCGCGCCCGAGCTGTACCCCGAGCCGTTGCGCGACGAGATCGACGACGTCTCGGAGAAGGTGTTCGGCGACGTCAACAACGGCGTCTACAAAGCCGGCTTCGCCACGACCCAGGAGGCGTACGAGGAGGCTTACCGCGCGCTGTTCGCCCGGCTCGACTGGCTCTCCGATCGGCTCGCCGGGCAGCGTTACCTGGTGGGCGACACGATCACCGAGGCCGACGTCCGCCTGTTCACCACGCTGGTGCGGTTCGACTCCGTCTACCACGGCCACTTCAAGTGCAACCGGCAGAAGCTGACCGAGCTGCCGGTGCTCTGGGCGTACTCGCGTGACCTGTTCCAGACGCCGGGCTTCGGCGACACGATCGACTTCGGCCAGATCAAGGAGCACTACTACGTGGTGCACCGCTCGGTGAACCCGACGGGGATCGTGCCGCTCGGCCCGGACCCGTCGGGCTGGCTCACCGCGCACGGCCGCGAGGAACTGGGCGGCCGCCCGTTCGGTGACGGCACCCCGCCCGGCCCGCCGCCCGCGGGGGAGCGGGTGCCAGACCTGGCGGGGTAG
- a CDS encoding LysR family transcriptional regulator, translated as MELRQLEYFVAVAEESHFTRAASRMHVAQSGLSASIRALEKELGAALFRRSTRQVQLTAEGEAFLGEARRALSATSAGRDAVAAVQGLVRGSLAIGSLQCLYSLHLPAALSGFLTVHPGLDVRLQHGGSTELVEQVRAGRLDVAFVSRPARCPDDVRIAPLGSEALVLACSLDHPFATRRSVKPLELADERFVDFQAGWGTRDLADAVLAEAGVHRKVALEITDVHSLLDLVIAGLGVALVPETFARKTDRAAFVELDGDVPAWETVSVTTNPTSAAATAFLEHVRGPAK; from the coding sequence GTGGAGCTTCGCCAACTCGAGTACTTCGTCGCGGTCGCCGAGGAGTCGCACTTCACCCGGGCCGCGTCGCGGATGCACGTCGCGCAGTCCGGTTTGTCGGCGTCGATCCGGGCGCTGGAGAAGGAGCTGGGCGCGGCGCTGTTCCGGCGCAGCACCCGCCAGGTCCAGCTGACCGCCGAGGGCGAGGCCTTCCTCGGCGAGGCGCGGCGGGCGCTCTCGGCCACGAGCGCGGGCCGTGACGCCGTGGCCGCAGTGCAGGGACTGGTGCGCGGGAGCCTCGCGATCGGGTCGCTGCAGTGCCTGTACTCGCTGCACCTGCCCGCGGCGCTGAGCGGGTTCCTGACCGTCCATCCTGGACTGGACGTGCGGCTCCAGCACGGCGGCTCCACCGAGCTGGTGGAGCAGGTGCGGGCCGGGCGCCTCGACGTCGCGTTCGTCTCGAGGCCTGCGCGCTGCCCGGACGACGTGCGCATCGCGCCGCTGGGCAGCGAAGCGCTGGTGCTGGCGTGCTCGCTCGACCACCCCTTCGCCACGCGCCGCTCCGTCAAGCCGCTGGAGCTCGCCGACGAGCGCTTCGTCGACTTCCAGGCGGGCTGGGGCACCCGCGACCTGGCCGACGCCGTCCTCGCCGAGGCCGGGGTGCACCGCAAGGTGGCGCTGGAGATCACCGACGTGCACTCGCTGCTCGACCTGGTGATCGCCGGGCTGGGCGTGGCGCTCGTGCCGGAGACCTTCGCCCGCAAAACGGACCGCGCCGCCTTCGTCGAGCTGGACGGCGACGTGCCCGCGTGGGAGACCGTCTCCGTCACCACGAACCCGACGAGCGCGGCGGCGACGGCGTTCCTGGAACACGTGCGAGGCCCGGCGAAATAG
- a CDS encoding aldo/keto reductase, which yields MQTRRLGDVDVSSIGLGGMPMSIEGRPDQERSVATIHAALDAGITFFDTADAYHRDAGEVGHNESLIARAIASYGGDTSDVLVATKGGHLRPGDGSWTLNGSPEYLKQAAEASLKRLGVEAIGLYQFHRPDPKVPYGESVGAIRDLLDEGKIRFAGISNANPEQIKQANDILGGRLVSVQNQFSPAFRSSEPELELCAGLGIAFLPWSPLGGITKASELGSRFAPFADVAKAHGVSPQQVTLAWMLAKAPVVIPIPGSSRPETIRDSALAVDLTLTADEVAALDAA from the coding sequence ATGCAGACGCGCCGCCTCGGCGATGTTGATGTCAGCTCCATCGGGCTCGGCGGCATGCCGATGTCCATCGAAGGCCGGCCGGACCAAGAGCGTTCGGTGGCCACCATCCACGCCGCGCTCGACGCGGGCATCACCTTTTTCGACACCGCGGACGCTTATCACCGTGACGCCGGAGAGGTCGGCCACAACGAGTCCCTGATCGCCCGCGCGATCGCGAGCTACGGCGGCGACACCTCGGACGTGCTCGTCGCGACCAAGGGCGGCCACCTGCGTCCCGGCGACGGCTCGTGGACGCTCAACGGCTCGCCCGAGTACCTCAAGCAGGCGGCCGAGGCCTCGCTCAAGCGCCTCGGCGTCGAGGCGATCGGGCTGTACCAGTTCCACCGCCCGGACCCGAAGGTGCCGTACGGCGAATCGGTCGGCGCGATCCGCGACCTGCTCGACGAGGGCAAGATCCGCTTCGCCGGCATCTCCAACGCCAACCCGGAGCAGATCAAGCAGGCCAACGACATCCTCGGCGGCCGCTTGGTGAGCGTGCAGAACCAGTTCTCGCCCGCGTTCCGTTCCAGCGAGCCCGAACTGGAGCTGTGCGCCGGACTCGGCATCGCGTTCCTGCCGTGGAGCCCGCTCGGCGGCATCACCAAGGCGAGCGAGCTGGGCTCGCGCTTCGCGCCGTTCGCCGACGTCGCGAAGGCCCACGGGGTCAGCCCGCAGCAGGTGACGCTGGCGTGGATGCTCGCGAAAGCCCCCGTCGTGATCCCGATCCCGGGCTCGTCCCGCCCGGAGACCATCCGCGACTCGGCCCTCGCCGTCGACCTGACACTGACAGCGGACGAGGTCGCGGCGCTCGACG